From Pan troglodytes isolate AG18354 chromosome 1, NHGRI_mPanTro3-v2.0_pri, whole genome shotgun sequence:
cacaacctccacctcctgggttaaagtgattctcctgccttagcctcctgagtagctgggattacaggcacacgccaccacgcccggctaatttttttgtattttttagtggagacggggttttaccatgttggtcaggctggtctcaaactcctgacctcatgagccactgtgcccagccaccacaTCTTCTTTATTCGTTCATCTGTtggtgggcacttaggttgattctatattttgcctattgtgaactgtgcagcaataaacatgggagtgcagatacctttTCAAAAAGTAGCTTATTTTTACATGCTAAtattttgggggatttttttccttttattttctgaattgtttGTTAATTGTAGACATCATGATATTTTTctcctaaatattttaatatgtagctCTAAAAAATAAGGCCTtttgtgtatgcgtgtgtgtgtggccaCAGTACCTTTGTTAAGATCTAAtaggccggcgcagtggctcacgcctgtactcccagcactttgggaggctgaggcggacggatcacctaaggtcagaagttcaagaccagcctggccaacgtggtgaaaccctgtctgtactaaaaatacaaaaaattagttgggcatggtggtgcacacttgtaatcccagctgcttgggaagctgaggcaggagaattgcttgaacccgggaggcggaggttgcagtaagctgagatcacaccattgcactgcagcttgggcagcaagagtgaaacgctgtctcaaaaaaaaaagagggccgggcgcggagcctcatgcatgtaatcccagcactttgggaggccgaggcgggtggatcacgaggtcaggatatcgagaccatcccagacaacatggtgaaactccatctctactaaaatacaaaaagttagccgtgtgtggtggcacgcgcctctaatcccagctattcgggaggcttaggcaggagaattacttgaacccgggaggcgaagtttgcagtgagctgagatcgcaccattgcactccaccctggcgacagagcaagactccgtctccaaaaaaaaaaaaaagatctaacaGAATTAATCAGAAATCCTTAATAACattcaatacctactttatttaaaaattttctgagttGTCCCCAGAATATCAGTGGATCATTATATTTAATTGTGATAACAGTATCATCTTAATAACATTACAGGCcaaggcatggtgactcatgcctctaatcctagcactttgggaggccaaggcatgaggattgcttgagcccaggagttttgagaacagcctggcgaatatagtgagaccttatctctatctctgtttttgtattttttttttaattagccaggtgtggtggcttgtgcctgtagccccagctgctcaagaggctgaggtgggaggattgtttgagcccagcaAGTCGAGCcagcagtgagatatgatcacaccactgctctccagcctgggtgacagagtaagaccctatctcaaaaaaaaaaaaaaaaaaacccaaaaagtagtattacatttttattcacaCTTGTTTAAGAGCAGTGCAGTGACTTGAAGGAGCTTGTATGGCCCTAGGGTTCTTTTCATAAGTTTGTCTAATGCTGATTCTtagtcttttttgagacagaatctcaccctgtcacccaggctggaatgcagtgacgcaatcacagctcagtgcaacttaagcctcccgggttcagcagttctcctgcctcatccttccaagtagctgggactacaggcatgttggccaggctggtctcgaactcctagcctcaagtgagccacccgctttggcctcccagagtgctgggattacaggcatgagccaccacactctgtCTGattcatagtctttttttttttttcttttctttctttttctttttcttttttttttttgagatggagtttcactcttgtcacccaggctggtgtgtgcagtggcacagtctcagctcactgcaacctccgcctcccaggttcaagcaattctcctgcctcagcctcccaagtagctgggattacaggcgtgcaccaccacacccggctaatttttgtattagaggcggggttttgccatgttggccaggctggtcttgaactcctgacttcagatgatccgcctgcctctgcctcccaaagctctgagattacaggcgtgagccagtgcacccggccCTGATTCATagtcttttaatatttatgtctAATACAGAAATCTTAACCTGCTTGGtggtgaggtgtcctgtgagccCCTTGAAATTACATATAAactttgcctgtgtgtgtgcatttttcaaGGGAAAGGTTGCATAGCTTTTGTTAGTGTGAGATTTGGGACTAAAAAATGGTTAAGACTGTTagttattattcctgttttccatagtggctatctTAAGGTACATTtcttctaatattcttttttttttttttttttttttttttttgagacggagtctcgctcttttgcccaggctggagtgcagtggtgcgatctcggctcactgcaagctctgcctcctgggttcacgccattctcctgcctcagcctcccgagtagctgggactacaggcacccaccaccacgcccggctaatttttttgcatttttagtagagacggggtttcatcgtgttagccaggatagaatggtctcgatctcctgaactcgtgatccacctgcctcggcctcccaaagtgctgggattacaggcgtgagccaccacacccggcccatttcttcaaatattataacatttttcttcctgGCATCGTTACCTCCACTTCCTGAGCATCTCATTAAAGGTAACAGATGTAGGTTATTCTAATCTTTCAAAAAATCTTGTGTTAGTGGAAAGGAGAGAGTTTGAGGAAGAAATAGGATTGAGAGAAGGATGCTTTAAGGAGCTTAACCATGTTTAGGAGTCGGAGCCTGTTGGGGGTGGTGAAGATTGAAGACAGGGAAAACGAATTGACAAAATCTTGGAATACATGGCATGATGAGGTTGGATGAGCCTTAGGAAGGTACAAGAGATCTATCCTTCCATAATTTGGAAAACAAGCAGCAGAAGTTACAGTTGTTCATGCCTATTTCCTCAAAGTAGGAGATTGTGTTAGGTGTTAAGGAGGGTGATGGTGCTCAGAGGGACAGTGTTAGGATAGCCACCATGGAGAATCAATTCATTCTCCCTCTTGAATCTTTTTCTGTATTAGCTCCTTCCCCTGTAGAACTGATGTGTCAAAGGTTACCAGAGATCTCTTAAATCCCCTTATATTTGAGTTCCTACCTCACTAGTTTTCTTGAGATAACACAATgtagatcttttttttcttttttttgagggagtttcgctcttgttacccaggctggagtgtagtggcgccatcttggctcaccgcagcctctgcctcccagcttcaagcgattctcttgcctcagcctcccaagtagctgggactacagacatgcattactgtgcccggctgattttgtatttttagtagaggcagggtttctccatgttggtcaggcttgtcttgaactcccaacctcaggtgatcctcctgccttggcctcccaaagtgttgggattacaggcatgagccaccgtgcccagccaacacatGTAAATCTTAACCTGATGCTTGTACATTAGAAATTGCTTAAtaagtgtttttattattgatGTTGCATGACAGCTGTGAAAATAGAGCTGATAAATAGGTTATAGGAGAAAGAGTGAATGAGATTGCCCAGGGAAAACATAGACTAAGAAAGGCCTGGACAAAATATTGCTTAAAGGTGttctagaagagaaaaatgagagaggTAAACAAATCGGGGGGTGAGTGGAAAAGAGATAATATCGTTATGTTGCTAGTTAACTGTTTCCCAAACATGTGGTTAACTTTCATACCTACTTGCCTTTCCTCCTGCTTTTCTCTTGGTCCTCTCTCTGGCTGGCTGAGCCCCATTCTTTGACAATTCAGGTTTTATATGTTGTTATAGCTTTTCCTCATTCCTTTATGCAGAATTTCTTATTTATCCATGTCCTCATAGCACCTAATGTACCCCTAGACAGTGTTTCTAAATGGAGTTGCAGACCTCTTTgagaataaatatgaaatgtgTGAATCCTCTTCctagaaaaatctacattttactcTTTCGCAAATAATTTCAGAGAAAACCTGGATTCCTAGAGGCCTGTTCCATAGACCCCAGATTAAGAACCcctggcttttgtttgtttgttttactttaaaaaattacttggctaggcacagtggctcatacctgtaattctggcactttgggaggctgagatgggaggattgcttgagcttgggaagtcagggttgcagtgagccatgattgagccactgcactctagcctgcgagacagaacgagactctgtctcaaaacaaaaatccagGGTTCTAggtagttaaaaaaagaaaaaagaattatttcaactttattcatatttctttggCTGGGGTGtagggggctgggggcggggggaggtTAGACATTGTCCAGTAAATGCCCAAGGCTTTAAGCTTCCAGTTTTCGTATTTGCAAAAACTCGAAACTAATTCCATTAAAgtgacaaaaatgtaaataatctctctctttttgccatactgtataattaaaaatatgtagcaGTTAAAAGTCTTACCAAAATTGGccggtgcactggctcacacctgtaattctagcactttgggagactgaagtggattgacaaaaggattgcttgaggccaggagtttccaaccagcctgggcaacatggcgagaccctgtccctacaaaaaaaaattttttttacttacttgggcatggtggtgcaccactgtagtcctagctacttgggaggctgaaacaggaggctcgcttgagctcAAAggatagtcctagctactcaggaggctgcggtgagctatgatcatgctccagcctgagcaacagtgagattctgtctcttaaaaaaaaaaaaaaaaaaaggccaggcatggtggctcacacctataatcccagcactttgggaggctgggacaggtagatcacctgaggtcaggagttcgagaccaacctggccaacatgaaattACCAAAAATTGTCTCAGAAGTTTGACAAAATTGTTAATTTGTGTCAtaaaattttgtcaaaattttttCTCATAAGCTTGACAAAATGGACAATTTCAAAGAGAGTAGGAGGTATTGGAGGCCAGCTGATTAGCAGTGGGAAATCATATGGGCTAGTACCAAGTTTTTGCCTTATTATAAGTATAGAGAAGTGACAGTTCCTACATGCAGTTTGAAATAATGGTGACAGAATGCAGGGTTTGGAATCCGAGATAGTGCCTAAATTTTGAGCtcaggaagaaatggggaaaggaaaaagggaaacagTGGTAAGCCAGGAGGATGCTGAATTAGGTTAGAGTTGACGATAgaatttaaaatgtcttataGATAAGATCTAGAACGAAGCTTTGGTAAGAAGTCTGAGCTACGTACATAAGATTATCAGCAACATATATGTTAAGGTGGAGCCAtttaaagaaagaacagaagGGACCTATGATTTACTGATTgttgaaaatcaaaataaaggaGTCAGAGAAAATAAAGATTGTGAGTCAGCAGGACTTTTGTCTTATTTTCAAGTGGATTTATTGATTACTTTTCTTCTTACAGCCAAGTGCAAGATCTGTGAATGGGCGTTTGAAAGTGAGCCACTATTTCTCCAGCATATGAAGGATACTCATAAGCCTGGAGAGATGCCTTATGTTTGCCAGGTATTGCCTTTTTCTCCAGGGAGTTTTAGCAGTTTTGCTCTCAGGAAGAATACAAAGAATCTACTAATGAATATTGTTGACCACCTACTGCATACACTCAGTTTAGGAACTCTGAGTAGGTACAGAAGAAATAGTAAACACAGTTTATCTTCAGGGTTTCCATGcaggagaaaaacataaaagaacatGTCCACAAGTAGACTAGCCAGGGAACATGTGCATATTCTAAGGGAGTGTCTGTCTCCTGAACGTGCCCTTTGGAAATTGACAGaaaaggctttatttttcttagttaGAGAACATGGATTATTCTTAGACTTTCTGTCCCTtcctatttttaaagtaatagctAAACCTATCATAAACATAGCCCagcattacaaagtcaggaaaataatttgatttgTATGCAtttgagaaaacttttttttttcaatttaaaaatttttgttgctacctttttttttaaggccTCTCAGTTGTTCACTTCATTCTTAGCCTTATTTTCCCTCCTATGTGACTCAGGTGTGTCAATATCGCTCCTCACTCTACTCTGAGGTAGATGTCCATTTTCGGATGATCCATGAGGATACCCGGCATCTGCTCTGCCCTTATTGCCTGAAGGTCTTCAAAAATGGCAATGCATTCCAACAGCATTACATGAGGCACCAGGTACTAGGCACCAAGCAATTCCcatattctcttgttttttttttttttaaacatggatGCTGGGGCCAGGGCTGAGCTAGGCAAATAATTTGGGCAGAGATTATAATATGCATATGTTTGCAGAAATTTATTGAATTCACTTAATGTGCCATGTACTAGTCCAGATGCTAGAGATTTAGTAGTAAACAGGGCAAACAATACAATAAAGCATGAAGAGTACTGTGTTGGGGAAATTATAGGATATAGAAAATCACATAGCTATTCTGGGTGCCTAGTAAGGCTTCCAGAAAGAAGTGTTGTTCAATACCTGAGGGATGAATAAGAATGAGCCAGATGAAATAAGACGAAGAACAGTGTGGCCAAGGCACAAAGCAAGATTGTGGAGGTTCAAGAAATTGAGAGAGATTCAGTGTAGGGTGTAAGAGACAGAGGGGTTGGAAGTTAGGCAGGGACAGATCATGGAGGATCTTTTAAGCCATGAAAAGAATTTACTGGGAAGCCACTAAAGGGGTTTTAAGCCCTGGAGTGATGTGTTCAGCTTTAGTTAAGGCTTTATACTGCCTGCACTGCAGAGAATGGATTAAAGAAGATTGAGACTACAGTTAGGGAAACTAGCTAGAAGGCCTTTTTCAGTAGTTTAGGTGAGAGATGATAGTGGCTATtggcttttgaaataaaaagaggGTAGAGTTGAGAGATATTCAGAAGATTTGTGATATTTATGATGTAGAGATGGATTAGGTGAAGGTAGCAATGCAGTAGTTAAGAATAGTGCCTAAGATTCTGTCTTGGGCAGTTGGGTGAATGAGGGAACTATTTGCTGAAATAGAAACAATAGAGAAAGTATATTTGTGAGGGGGGAGATCATGAGTTTGGATATTGTAAGTTAGCAGTATCTGTGGATGTCAAGTGTAGCTGTTGGATAATAGATCTCAAGCCTGTGAGAGAACTCTGGGTTGTAGAAAAGATTTAGGAATCAGCGTTATATAAATCCTATAGATTTTAAACTTAAATACCATGGGCCCCCCAACCCTGTTGAGAATAAGAGAAGGCTTAGGATATTTGAAGTCCCTTATCTATAAAGCAACCACCATAGTACTAGGAGGAAAACCAGAAGAGTCTTAACCTTAAGGAAACTGGGGAGAAGAAAGTGTTTTAAAGAAAAGGGTGTGATCAAAATGTCATATGTTACAGGAAGGTGTCAAGCAACATAGAGACTTAGAAACAGGCCTTTAATTTAGCGACATTGATGAGAGCCATTTTGTTGGTTGGTAGGGGGGAAGTCACATTTCAGCAGAACAAATGAATGAGAGGTAAGGAAATGAAGACGATGTATTTAAAgaagtttatttataaaaaggGAGGACCCAGGGTAGGTAAATCCAGAGGAAGAAGTGGCAAAGAAGagttttttattgcttttattttccttataagaTGAAAAGCTATGACTTCGTTTTAAAATACTACAAGAAGAGAGCCACTAGAGGAGAGTGAAAGGGGTATATAAGAGAGGATTCAAAATGGAGAATAAGATGAGTGCATGTGTGCTTAATAgtcacatacatatgcacacaaacaTATGTACCCTATTACACTCATAGTCTCCTTTGCACAGTAGTGACTGCTGATTGTCTGCCACAACTGTATTTCCAAATAGGGGCATGGAAATTGTCTCTTAGCCTAAGCTTACAGAGCTTTGTTATCCTACTAAAGAAAATCATAGACATGGGTTCTATTTTTGAAGGACTTCAATACTAGGCAGACTGAATCCTCAAAATGGTCTCACCAGGAGACATATCTGTATATACTGATGTGTTAAGTGAGAAAACAGCAAGGTATAGACAAGTGCTATCATTTGtgttaaaaggagaaaaagaagagggctgaggtgggaggatcacttgagcccaggaggtggagtccagcctgggcaacatggtgagacaatatctctacaaaaaggaaagggaaaaaagtgagggccaggcacagtgatgcacacctgtaattccaacactttgggaagccaaggcgggtagatcacttgaacccaggagttgaagaccagcctgggcaacatggtgacaccccatctctacaaaaaaatacaaaaagtagccaggcgtggtggcacgtgcctgtagtcccagctacttgggacgtgcagtgagctatgaacatgccactgcactccagcctgggctacagagagagaccctgtctcaaaaaaagggggCGAGGCAGGTAATGATTGGATATGAATGTATTTGTGATATAGTTATATGTGTAGACTGCCCACGAAAGCGTACTCAGGAAACTGGTAATAAGTTGTTTGTATGGAAGGGGACTGAGTGTTGGAGTtgaaaacaaagttggaagagtatagaaaaaaaagtatgactTTAGTTTACTATGTAcattgtccttttttaaaaaaagaagaatgaagaatgTCCAGAAGAATGTCCAGTTGTCAGCAGTGTAAagatataatacaaataaaggtTACATCACTCATTCAAATTGTTAAAACAAGTCAGGAAAGGATGATTTGAGAACTTAGTCATCCTGGACTAGAATCCATCTTTCATTGATATCATGGGAGGTGATGATTCTCAATGGTAGGTTTTGTGGTCATGTTGCATATTTCTTTCTTACTCTCTTAAATTATCAACAGAAAGGTGGGAAGAATGATATGGTTGACATTGATCTGCTTtctcctcaaaaaagaaaatttattaggAACCTTTAAGggattttgtctctttttttccctcccccaCTTCAGAAGAGAAATGTTTATCACTGCAACAAATGCCGGCTGCAGTTTCTCTTTGCCAAGGACAAAATTGAACACAAGCTTCAACACCATAAAACCTTCCGTAAACCCAAGCAGCTGGAGGGCTTGAAACCAGGCACCAAGGTAAAGAGTTTGCCAGTGTCTTTTATAGGCCCAGGGAGGGAGGAATAGAGATTTTCAGTATTCTGAAATTTAGTGTGGGTGATGTCTCATTGTTACTTCCCTTGGTTCTCAGGTGACAATCCGGGCTTCCCGAGGGCAGCCACGAACTGTTCCTGTATCCTCTAATGATACACCTCCCAGCGCCTTGCAGGAGGCAGCACCGCTGACCTCCTCAATGGACCCTCTGCCTGTCTTCCTTTATCCCCCTGTCCAGCGCAGCATCCAGAAGAGAGCTGTTAGGAAAATGTCAGCGCCTTCTTCTAAGTGCTGGGCGGGTGGGGACTGGGTGGCCAGGATTATTCCTGATACACAGTGCAATCTGGTAGCATTTTAGCAGGGTTTGTTGTCTGAAAATCCTACATTTTGGGGACCCATGAGGCAGtaatgagaattcttttttttttccccccacaggAGTGTCATGGGCCGGCAGACATGCCTGGAGTGCAGCTTCGAGATCCCAGACTTCCCTAATCATTTCCCTACTTACGTACACTGCTCTCTGTGTCGCTATAGCACCTGCTGTTCTCGAGCTTATGCCAACCACATGATCAAGTAAGTTGGTTTTTAACCAGTGTTTTAGCTTGAgagttcagattctttttttcttcttcttcttttttttttttttttttttttttggagacggggtctcactctgtcccctaggctggagtgcaatagcacgatcttggctcactgcaacctctgcctcctgggttcaagtgattctcctgtctcagcctcccaagtagctgggattataggtgtgcaccaccatgcctggctgatttttttgtatttttagtagagacggggtttcaccttgttggccaggctggtctcaaactcctgagctcaggtgatccacctgcctcggcctccctaaagtgctgggattacagacatgagccactgcgcccagccccagccagATTCTTGAGCACTCATTTCATTTTCTCCCCTGCTTCTAATATGTTTCCTCCTTCAACTCTTAGAGCTATTTGTTCTTCTCTCCTAGCAGAGTGAGAGGCTCTGTTTTTTCGGTTTTGATGGTCTGTGCTCTAATTTCATAGGGCCTTGCTATTCAAGTACCAGTAGTATTAggtgggagcttgttagaaatgctgaCTCTCAGCCCCGCCCTAGGCCTACTGAACCAGAATGTGAATTTTAATAGATCCTCAGTGACTTGTATGCATATTAAAGTTTAAGAAGCATGGTGACAGGAAAACTGGCTTAGGTTGAGATTAGGGTGCACTGAAGAAGCGTCTCTTTTGTTGGGGGCATTGTCACTGGCTGGTGATCTCTAGCTTAGCCAGCAGAACTCCATAACTCATAccacttctttgtctttctcagcAATCATGTTCCACGGAAGAGCCCCAAGTATTTggctttgtttaaaaattctgTGAGGTAAGAAAAAACTTATTGGCAGCATCTTAATTTTTCAggtttttacattaattttcagGTTTTTCATTATTTGGAGAGGTGGTTATGTgaattaatttcagaaaaaggagaaagtgggagggcattccttttctttcttaagcCTCAAAGCTTAATGGTCTCAAGTGTCACTGCTGTATTTGTCTTACATAGTCTCAATTCTCTTTTTTAGTGGAATCAAGCTGGCCTGCACTTCATGTACCTTTGTTACCTCTGTGGGCGATGCTATGGCCAAGCATTTGGTATTCAACCCCTCTCACAGATCCAGCAGCATCCTGCCACGGGGTAAGTAGGAGAGAAGGGGATTAGTTGAGCAAGGGGAGGAAAAAAGATACAGGTTCGTACTGTATGCATCAGGAGCATACCTACCTGGCCTCACTCATTCACTGTTGAGATGTGCTGGACCTAATTAGAAACCTTTCGACCTGAAGTTTATATAAAACTGGGAAAGCTGGTCACTGCGAACAGCGTATTTGTATGTAGTAAGTTGAATCCCAGGGCACTGTCTTTGGAGGGCTTATTTTTTCACTGAGCTaactatttttgttgtttcattttccaTAGGACTCACTTGGATAGCTCACTCAAGGTAACAAAAACTCACCTCACAATTTAATTTCTGGTTTGCAGTGTGTTTActctttgtcattattattattattatcatactaTTGTTTCAATTTCCTAGTTGAACTGAgatttctcctcttctctttgcTCCTCACCCCTTTAGGCATGGCCAGACTCGTGACCGAGTGCATGACCGGAACGTGAAGAATATGtaccctcctccttccttccccactaACAAAGCTGCCACTGTGAAATCTGCGGGGGCCACCCCAGCTGAGCCTGAAGAGCTACTAACTCCCTTAGCCCCAGCACTCCCATCACCAGCCTCAACTGCAACCCCACCACCAACCCCCACTCACCCGCAGGCTTTAGCCCTTCCACCGCTGGCTACAGAGGGAGCCGAATGTCTGAATGTTGATGATCAGGATGAAGGGAGCCCAGTCACCCAAGAACCTGAGCTAGCAtcaggtggtggtggtagtggtggggtTGGCAAAAAGGAGCAGCTGTCTGTGAAGAAGCTTCGAGTAGTACTGTTTGCTCTATGCTGCAATACAGAACAGGCAGCTGAACACTTCCGAAATCCCCAGCGACGTATTCGCCGTTGGCTTCGACGTTTCCAGGCCTCCCAGGGGGAGAATCTAGAGGGCAAATATCTGAGCTTTGAGGCAGAAGAGAAACTGGCTGAGTGGGTGCTAACCCAGCGCGAACAACAGCTACCTGTAAATGAGGAGACCTTGTTCCAGAAGGCCACCAAAATAGGACGTTCTTTGGAAGGGGGGTTTAAGATCTCCTATGAGTGGGCTGTGCGTTTCATGCTGCGGCACCACCTGACTCCCCATGCCCGGCGAGCTGTGGCCCACACCCTACCTAAGGATGTAGCAGAGAATGCAGGACTCTTCATTGATTTTGTACAACGGCAGATTCACAACCAGGACTTACCCTTGTCTATGATTGTGGCTATTGATGAGATCTCTTTGTTCCTGGATACAGAGGTGCTGAGCAGTGATGATCGAAAGGAGAATGCCCtgcagacagtgggcacaggggAACCTTGGTGTGATGTAGTCCTAGCCATTCTGGCAGATGGCACTGTCCTTCCCACCCTGGTTTTCTACAGAGGGCAGATGGATCAGCCTGCTAACATGCCAGACTCCATATTGCTAGAGGCAAAGGAGAGTGGCTACAGTGATGACGAGATCATGGAGCTGTGGTCAACTCGAGTGTGGCAGAAGCACACAGCTTGCCAGCGCAGCAAAGGCATGCTTGTGATGGACTGTCATCGCACTCACTTGTCAGAAGAGGTACTGGCTATGCTTAGTGCCTCTAGCACTTTGCCTGCAGTGGTCCCAGCAGGCTGTAGCTCCAAAATTCAGCCATTAGATGTATGCATCAAAAGAACTGTCAAGAACTTCCTGCATAAAAAATGGAAGGAACAGGCTCGGGAAATGGCAGATACTGCATGTGATTCTGATGTCCTGCTTCAGCTGGTGCTTGTCTGGCTGGGTGAAGTGCTAGGTGTCATTGGGGACTGTCCAGAGCTAGTTCAGCGCTCCTTCCTGGTGGCTAGTGTTCTGCCTGGCCCCGATGGCAACATTAACTCACCTACAAGAAATGCTGACATGCAGGAGGAGCTAATTGCCTCCCTAGAGGAGCAACTGAAGCTGAGTGGGGAACATTCTGAGTCTTCCACTCCACGACCCAGATCATCTCCTGAAGAGACAATTGAGCCTGAAAGTCTTCACCAGCTCTTTGAGGGTGAAAGTGAGACCGAGTCTTTCTATGGCTTTGAAGAAGCTGACCTAGATCTGATGGAGATTTGAGTGTTGGGGTCATGAGGGGGtgtggagtgggggtgggaaCATGTGAGGGAGGGTAAAGGGGCTTAGGGAAAAGGGGGCATACCAGGTGGGGtatttggtttctattttttaattttataccaCCACTCCCCCCTGAAGTTGACTTACACTTCCCTGTGGATTTGTGGATTAATTAGGAAAACCAATAGTAATCACGTCTGAGCCAAGGAGCTGGCCCATTGGTCATTCACTTCTGCTAAAAACAggtttttgtgacttttttttttttaaatttaaatcactGTGTTTggtatttttctgacaaaattaagaaaaagaaaaaaattatttgtgggcgaatgttaaatttttttgtttcccctTTTACCTCAATTGTATCATAgtactgggtttttttgtttgttttattgtgtgGCCAATGTCTTTGGGCATGATGCTATCTAATCATTGTTAATGTGAGAACATTTCTGAAGATGGGAAAGACAAATTATGTAGCTCACAAACTGgtttattatatatatggataaaaaacttttttcattGT
This genomic window contains:
- the POGZ gene encoding pogo transposable element with ZNF domain isoform X1, yielding MADTDLFMECEEEELEPWQKISDVIEDSVVEDYNSVDKTTTVSVSQQPVSAPVPIAAHASVAGHLSTSTTVSSSGAQNSDSTKKTLVTLIANNNAGNPLVQQGGQPLILTQNPAPGLGTMVTQPVLRPVQVMQNANHVTSSPVASQPIFITTQGFPVRNVRPVQNAMNQVGIVLNVQQGQTVRPITLVPAPGTQFVKPTVGVPQVFSQMTPVRPGSTMPVRPTTNTFTTVIPATLTIRSTVPQSQSQQTKSTPSTSTTPTATQPTSLGQLAVQSPGQSNQTTNPKLAPSFPSPPAVSIASFVTVKRPGVTGENSNEVAKLVNTLNTIPSLGQSPGPVVVSNNSSAHGSQRTSGPESSMKVTSSIPVFDLQDGGRKICPRCNAQFRVTEALRGHMCYCCPEMVEYQKKGKSLDSEPSVPSAAKPPSPEKTAPVASTPSSTPIPALSPPTKVPEPNENVGDAVQTKLIMLVDDFYYGRDGGKVAQLTNFPKVATSFRCPHCTKRLKNNIRFMNHMKHHVELDQQNGEVDGHTICQHCYRQFSTPFQLQCHLENVHSPYESTTKCKICEWAFESEPLFLQHMKDTHKPGEMPYVCQVCQYRSSLYSEVDVHFRMIHEDTRHLLCPYCLKVFKNGNAFQQHYMRHQKRNVYHCNKCRLQFLFAKDKIEHKLQHHKTFRKPKQLEGLKPGTKVTIRASRGQPRTVPVSSNDTPPSALQEAAPLTSSMDPLPVFLYPPVQRSIQKRAVRKMSVMGRQTCLECSFEIPDFPNHFPTYVHCSLCRYSTCCSRAYANHMINNHVPRKSPKYLALFKNSVSGIKLACTSCTFVTSVGDAMAKHLVFNPSHRSSSILPRGLTWIAHSRHGQTRDRVHDRNVKNMYPPPSFPTNKAATVKSAGATPAEPEELLTPLAPALPSPASTATPPPTPTHPQALALPPLATEGAECLNVDDQDEGSPVTQEPELASGGGGSGGVGKKEQLSVKKLRVVLFALCCNTEQAAEHFRNPQRRIRRWLRRFQASQGENLEGKYLSFEAEEKLAEWVLTQREQQLPVNEETLFQKATKIGRSLEGGFKISYEWAVRFMLRHHLTPHARRAVAHTLPKDVAENAGLFIDFVQRQIHNQDLPLSMIVAIDEISLFLDTEVLSSDDRKENALQTVGTGEPWCDVVLAILADGTVLPTLVFYRGQMDQPANMPDSILLEAKESGYSDDEIMELWSTRVWQKHTACQRSKGMLVMDCHRTHLSEEVLAMLSASSTLPAVVPAGCSSKIQPLDVCIKRTVKNFLHKKWKEQAREMADTACDSDVLLQLVLVWLGEVLGVIGDCPELVQRSFLVASVLPGPDGNINSPTRNADMQEELIASLEEQLKLSGEHSESSTPRPRSSPEETIEPESLHQLFEGESETESFYGFEEADLDLMEI